From Camelina sativa cultivar DH55 chromosome 20, Cs, whole genome shotgun sequence, the proteins below share one genomic window:
- the LOC104770090 gene encoding probable lysophospholipase BODYGUARD 4, with translation MRRFGTAIHAALSFIVFFFFDLIDAVLCVAYEFVDEIFEGKSPGCYCKTSPLLTTGENDCSKTLFQRKNIFRGTWFLGFARNFKSKLSRRIRKSKIHGSVNRWSDCGCQSCNSWTKNEDENLHVVVKDSTSREDSVQESLENVIFIHGFMGSSHFWTETVFEHVKKDRYRLFAVDLLGFGESPKPRDSLYTLRDHVDTIETSVIKPYELDSFHVVAHSMGCLIALAFAAKHSNIVKSVTLVAPPYFPSSPEGLILNRIARKRLWPPLAFGTAVMSWYEHIGRCVCFIVCKHHMIWEWLIKLCLGKREVPWKIKDITRHTHHSAWHSMHNVICGGSKFADEHLKTLINFGVKIHLIQGDRDMIVPSHCSSNMKRNFPVVEVDIVAGADHDSMISGTREEFAEKLASIWCSRRTGMDTKLGTQAR, from the exons ATGAGAAGATTCGGGACAGCCATCCACGCCGCCCTCTctttcatcgtcttcttcttcttcgacctcATCGACGCGGTTCTCTGCGTCGCTTACGAGTTCGTCGACGAGATTTTTGAGGGAAAGTCTCCAGGCTGTTACTGCAAAACGTCTCCTCTTCTTACCACCGGTGAAAATGACTGCTCTAAGACTTTATTCCAGAGGAAGAACATTTTCCGGGGAACGTGGTTTTTGGGATTCGCGAGAAATTTCAAATCCAAGCTCTCTCGGAGAATACGAAAATCTAAGATTCATGGGTCGGTGAATAGATGGTCAGATTGTGGATGTCAATCTTGTAACTCGTGGACCAAGAACGAAGATGAGAATCTTCACGTTGTGGTCAAAGATTCAACTTCTCGAG AGGACTCTGTTCAGGAATCGTTAGAGAATGTAATATTCATACATGGTTTTATGGGTTCATCACATTTTTGGACAGAAACTGTGTTTGAACACGTTAAGAAAGATCGTTATAGGCTCTTCGCGGTTGATCTTTTGGGATTTGGTGAGAGTCCTAAGCCAAGGGATAGTCTTTATACATTGAGAGATCATGTGGATACGATAGAGACATCTGTCATCAAGCCTTACGAGTTAGATTCGTTTCATGTGGTTGCACATTCTATGGGTTGCTTAATTGCTCTTGCTTTTGCTGCTAAACACTCCAACATTGTTAAATCCGTCACTCTTGTCGCACCG cCTTATTTTCCTTCATCCCCCGAAGGATTAATCTTGAACCGGATCGCTAGAAAGAGGTTATGGCCGCCACTAGCATTTGGAACAGCGGTGATGTCTTGGTATGAGCATATCGGAAGATGCGTTTGTTTCATAGTTTGCAAGCATCACATGATATGGGAATGGCTAATAAAGCTATGTCTTGGTAAAAG GGAGGTTCCTTGGAAGATAAAGGACATAACAAGGCATACACATCACTCGGCATGGCATAGTATGCACAATGTGATATGCGGTGGCTCCAAATTCGCTGATGAACATCTCAAAACCTTGATTAATTTTGGCGTTAAGATTCACTTGATACAAGGTGACCGTGATATGATCGTTCCTTCACATTGCTCCAGCAACATGAAGAGGAATTTTCCAGTGGTGGAAGTTGATATCGTCGCTGGTGCTGATCATGACAGTATGATAAGTGGAACACGAGAAGAGTTTGCTGAGAAATTGGCTAGCATATGGTGTTCACGTAGAACAG GGATGGATACCAAACTGGGAACACAAGCGAGGTGA
- the LOC104770091 gene encoding zinc finger protein VAR3, chloroplastic-like: MNNSTRLLSLFSPHPPPPSSIFLLRGLYTSRLTSLRRFHRRAYSPSSVGSTYNSLRSLRPFVTLPPLIPTFPIGRFYTHLRVSAADFVPSYNHHQLPEWTELLQSLSQAGYFSDSGSISGSENEFFPGFPDELLRPALACLALARDRPELLEMLSRRDVEVVVNNGKPFLFRSGPDSLKRMSLYLRSGIGKILDVDKASTVDLMRLLLSYVVDVASSEGSKHHNQDIMESSVRSLLSQIAKMTVRTPESNVHRTIQNEMSDRNGQGSYQKNIEMKRGDWICSRCSGMNFARNVKCFQCDEARPKRQLTGREWDCPQCDFYNYGRNVACLRCDCKRPRDFSLNSSNSSYSNDPKLERRLAENEEKAQRWFSKVAQGGSDANSIDTDEDFPEIMPLRKGVNRYVVSTRKTPLERRLSNAENTVATDGNSNGNDNKVLGSKTHRSLNEILGSSSSLASQSDDKNVSSRRFESSQAINSNFVPFVPLPSDMFAKKPEEETQIGLTENNQMDGVSNGNQNVYQEDRSNANLSGKETNGPEEDDKESEEKTARWFKKVTELHNVSDLENTIPDEISSDKMPMRKGENRFVVSRKKDRSLTSPANKRPQDSDFVPFVPFPPDYFAKEKQPEQKIDTIPAPAPATENISQVVDEEPKQPSSNNPETMAWRSSNRKSLEGSLVKEPDLLDMSEEAKAERWFKRVAEIKNISELSQIPDEDFPSIMPMRKGVNRFVVSKRKTPLERRLASQRHQRNPQNTNYDPAGEGDK, translated from the exons ATGAACAACTCCACCagactcctctctctcttctctcctcatcctcctcctccttcttctatCTTCCTACTCCGTGGCCTCTACACCAGCCGCTTAACTAGTCTCCGCCGTTTCCACCGCCGGGCGTATTCTCCTTCCTCCGTCGGCTCAACCTATAACAGTCTCCGTTCTCTCCGTCCATTCGTCACTTTGCCGCCGCTTATTCCCACGTTTCCCATCGGACGGTTCTACACTCACCTCCGTGTCTCCGCCGCAGATTTTGTTCCTTCTTATAACCACCACCAGCTACCTGAATGGACAGAGCTactccaatctctctctcaagctGGTTACTTCTCAGATTCCGGTTCAATTTCCGGTTCAGAAAACGAATTCTTTCCCGGTTTTCCTGATGAACTTCTCCGTCCAGCTCTCGCTTGCTTAGCTCTAGCTCGTGATCGACCTGAATTACTTGA AATGCTTTCGAGGAGAGACGTTGAAGTGGTTGTGAACAATGGAAAGCCATTTTTGTTTAGGAGTGGTCCAGATTCACTTAAAAGGATGAGCCTTTATCTAAGAAGTGGCATTGGTAAG ATACTGGATGTGGATAAGGCGAGTACAGTTGATTTGATGAGGCTTCTTTTGAGTTATGTTGTGGATGTTGCTTCTTCTGAAGGGAGCAAACACCATAACCAAGATATTATGGAGTCCTCGGTTCGAAGCCTCTTGAGCCAGATAGCTAAGATGACTGTTCGTACCCCTGAGTCGAATGTTCATCGCACGATTCAAAATGAGATGTCAGATAGAAATGGACAAGGGTCTTATCAGAAGAACATTGAGATGAAACGTGGTGACTGGATTTGCTCGAG GTGCAGTGGCATGAACTTTGCGAGAAATGTCAAATGCTTCCAGTGTGATGAAGCAAGACCAAAGAGACAGCTAACTGGTCGTGAATGGGATTGCCCCCA GTGTGATTTCTACAACTATGGTAGGAATGTAGCTTGCTTAAGATGTGACTGCAAGCGACCCAGGGACTTCTCACTCAATTCATCCAACTCTAGTTACTCAAATGATCCTAAACTTGAGAGAAGACTGGCTGAAAATGAAGAGAAAGCACAGAGGTGGTTTAGTAAAGTAGCACAGGGTGGTTCTGATGCAAACAGTATTGATACAGATGAAGACTTTCCAGAGATTATGCCATTGAGGAAAGGAGTGAACAGATATGTTGTTAGCACTAGAAAAACACCTCTTGAGAGAAGGTTGTCTAATGCTGAGAACACTGTAGCTACAGATGGAAACTCGAATGGGAACGACAATAAGGTTTTGGGAAGCAAAACACATAGGAGCTTGAATGAGATTCTCGGTTCTTCATCCTCTTTGGCTTCTCAATCTGATGACAAGAATGTATCTTCCAGGAGGTTTGAATCTTCTCAGGCAATAAACAGCAATTTTGTCCCGTTTGTGCCACTACCTTCAGACATGTTTGCCAAGAAACCTGAGGAAGAAACACAGATAGGTCTGACTGAAAACAACCAAATGGATGGTGTCTCAAATGGCAATCAAAATGTCTACCAAGAGGACAGGTCAAATGCGAATCTCTCTGGCAAAGAAACAAATGGCCCTGAAGAGGATGATAAAGAATCAGAGGAGAAAACTGCGAGGTGGTTCAAGAAGGTCACCGAACTGCATAACGTTTCAGACCTGGAAAACACGATACCGGATGAGATTTCATCTGACAAAATGCCAATGCGGAAAGGAGAGAATCGGTTTGTGGTTAGCAGGAAGAAAGACCGTTCACTGACTTCTCCAGCAAACAAGAGACCACAAGATTCAGACTTTGTCCCCTTTGTCCCTTTCCCACCTGACTATTTCGCCAAAGAGAAACAACCCGAGCAAAAAATAGATACTATTCCAGCTCCAGCTCCGGCAACAGAAAACATTTCTCAGGTAGTAGATGAAGAACCGAAACAACCTTCAAGCAACAATCCGGAAACAATGGCCTGGAGGAGCAGTAATAGAAAGAGCCTGGAGGGTTCGTTAGTGAAGGAGCCTGACTTGTTGGACATGTCAGAGGAAGCAAAAGCAGAGAGATGGTTTAAGCGAGTGGCCGAGATTAAGAACATATCTGAGCTAAGTCAGATCCCGGACGAAGATTTCCCTTCGATAATGCCGATGAGGAAAGGAGTGAATAGATTTGTTGTCAGCAAGAGGAAGACCCCTTTGGAACGGCGTCTAGCTTCTCAACGACACCAGAGAAATCCTCAGAACACCAACTATGATCCTGCCGGTGAAGGAGATAAATGA
- the LOC104770092 gene encoding transcription repressor MYB6-like, producing the protein MNPNLLEKDLRGNEPINGLRRFEDANNFGSLPNSHTTASRKTSLTNLSLSRNHPHNKSASALEPEDEHEKEKGENEKSLRMRGKSGINTKLCSRGHWRPTEDAKLKELVAQFGPQNWNLIAHHLLGRSGKSCRLRWFNQLDPRINKRAFTEEEECRLLAAHQAYGNKWAMISRLFPGRTDNAVKNHWHVIMARRTRESQRQRQQPPPTPSRDAEMAVSSSCRYNHEEFFGNVAKGSFVNEEDDEDDDDGSAVSTCTTELSLTPPSSAYHPRFLNYDKTLASGKDGQCVQRAEVNGIYGKKMDHQNHHTISVSERKVEMKMKSGFYFFDFLGVGAS; encoded by the exons atgaatccaaATCTCCTTGAGAAAGATCTAAGGGGTAATGAACCTATCAATGGGTTGAGAAGATTCGAAGACGCAAACAACTTCGGATCTCTACCAAACTCACACACTACTGCTTCTCGTAAAACTTCACTCaccaacctctctctctctagaaacCATCCTCACAACAAATCAGCCTCAGCCTTGGAGCCGGAAGATGAACATGAGAAAGAGAAGGGTGAAAACGAAAAGAGTCTGAGAATGAGGGGCAAAAGTGGAATTAACACGAAACTATGCTCACGAGGACACTGGAGACCAACAGAAGATGCTAAACTCAAGGAGCTTGTTGCCCAGTTTGGTCCCCAAAACTGGAACTTGATTGCTCACCACCTTCTTGGTAGATCAG GCAAGAGCTGTAGATTGAGATGGTTTAACCAACTCGACCCAAGGATTAACAAGAGAGCCTtcacggaagaagaagagtgtagGCTTCTAGCAGCTCACCAAGCCTACGGGAACAAGTGGGCTATGATCTCACGTCTCTTCCCTGGTCGTACCGATAACGCCGTCAAGAACCATTGGCACGTCATCATGGCTCGAAGGACTAGAGAAAGCCAACGACAACGTCAACAGCCTCCTCCCACGCCGTCTAGAGACGCTGAAATGGCGGTGTCGTCCTCGTGCCGCTATAATCACGAGGAGTTCTTCGGTAACGTAGCGAAGGGTAGTTTCGtcaatgaagaagacgatgaagatgacgaCGATGGCTCAGCTGTCTCTACTTGTACGACGGAGCTCTCTCTCACTCCACCTTCTTCGGCTTACCATCCTCGCTTCTTGAATTACGATAAGACCCTTGCCTCAg GTAAAGATGGTCAGTGTGTGCAGAGAGCAGAAGTAAATGGCATATATGGTAAAAAGATGGACCATCAAAATCACCACACAATCTCAGTCAGTGAAAGAAAGgtggagatgaagatgaagagtggcttttacttctttgattttcttggagttggagcttcttga
- the LOC109124838 gene encoding uncharacterized protein LOC109124838 produces MFIASRTRSDGNFICNEARISADKLTQVMNQNIKSEASSSESGPKDAFEQVFGSEHSGRVRCVGRGPTPSKYFQNLESQVRSNSEILELKSRMKGLEDKLDIVANALQIIISNNQFQTSTTETKID; encoded by the exons ATGTTCATTGCATCACGAACAAGATCAGATGGAAATTTCATTTGCAATGAAGCAAGGATATCTGCA GATAAGCTTACACAAGTAatgaatcaaaatattaaaagtgaAGCATCAAGTAGTGAGTCTGGTCCTAAGGATGCATTTGAACAAGTATTTGGTTCCGAGCATTCTGGAAGAGTTCGATGTGTGGGACGTGGTCCAACACCGTCCAAATACTTTCAGAATTTGGAATCGCAGGTAAGAAGTAACTCTGAGATACTTGAGCTGAAGTCTCGCATGAAAGGACTTGAAGATAAACTTGATATCGTGGCTAACGCTCTTCagattattatttcaaacaatcAATTTCAA ACTAGTACGACAGAGACTAAGATTGACTAG
- the LOC104770094 gene encoding WUSCHEL-related homeobox 12-like, which yields MDQEGASQSPSTSTEPVRSRWSPKPEQILILESIFNSGIVNPPKDETVRIRKMLEKFGAVGDANVFYWFQNRRSRSRRRQRQLQAATAAPATSGGAEDHQHMTAMTMHQYPYSNSEIDLGFGSCSNSSSANYFLNGTSSSQVSSFLLGLSSSSGGCESNGMEDLFTMYGHQSDHHHQHSSNAHSMFSPSDGNSNFQYQQGLMTVFINGVPTEVTKGTIDMKATFGEDSVLLHSSGLPLPTDEFGFLMHSLQHGQAYFLVPRQT from the exons ATGGATCAAGAAGGAGCATCGCAGAGCCCCTCGACTTCTACCGAACCGGTCCGGTCACGCTGGTCACCTAAACCGGAGCAAATTCTGATACTCGAATCCATCTTTAATAGTGGTATTGTTAACCCACCAAAAGACGAGACGGTGAGGATAAGAAAGATGCTTGAGAAATTCGGTGCAGTGGGAGACGCAAACGTCTTCTACTGGTTTCAAAACCGACGGTCAAGATCTCGCCGGAGACAGCGGCAGCTTCAAGCCGCCACCGCCGCACCCGCCACCTCAGGAGGAGCTGAAGACCACCAGCACATGACGGCCATGACCATGCATCAATATCCATACAGCAACAGCGAGATTGATTTGGGATTTGGAAGTTGTAGCAACTCATCATCAGCTAATTACTTCCTTAATGGAACTTCGTCATCTCAAGTCTCTTCTTTTTTACTCGGCCTCTCATCTTCAAGTGGTGGGTGTGAGAGCAATGGCATGGAGGATCTGTTTACAATGTATGGCCATCaatctgatcatcatcatcagcatagCTCAAATGCACATTCGATGTTTAGCCCTTCTGATGGAAACTCCAATTTCCAATACCAACAAG GGTTAATGACGGTGTTCATAAATGGAGTTCCGACGGAAGTAACAAAAGGAACGATAGACATGAAAGCAACGTTCGGTGAAGATTCGGTGTTACTTCATTCCTCTGGTCTTCCTCTTCCCACTGATGAGTTTGGTTTCTTGATGCATTCTTTACAACATGGCCAAGCTTATTTCCTG GTACCGAGACAGACATGA
- the LOC104770096 gene encoding peroxidase 57-like, which produces MMKFSSLLVLFFIFPIAFAQLRVGFYSQSCPQAETIVRNLVRQRFGVDPTVTAALLRMHFHDCFVRGCDASLLIDSTNSEKAAGPNGSVREFDLIDRIKAQLEAACPSTVSCADIVTLATRDSVALAGGPSYSIPTGRRDGRVSNNVDVALPGPTISVSGAVSFFTNKGLNTFDAVALLGAHTVGQGNCGLFSDRITNFQGTGRPDSSMDPALVTSLRNTCRNSASAALDQSTPLRFDNQFFKQIRRRRGVLQVDQRLATDRQTRGIVARYANNNAFFKRQFVRAMVKMGAVDVLTGRNGEIRRNCRRFN; this is translated from the exons ATGATgaagttttcttctcttcttgtgcttttctttattttcccgATCGCGTTTGCTCAACTGAGAGTCGGGTTTTATAGCCAGTCATGCCCACAAGCTGAGACTATCGTACGCAATCTGGTGCGCCAACGGTTTGGTGTTGACCCAACCGTCACTGCCGCTTTGCTCCGTATGCATTTCCACGACTGCTTCGTCAGG GGTTGTGACGCTTCTCTCCTCATTGACTCAACCAATTCTGAGAAAGCCGCTGGACCAAACGGAAGCGTCAGAGAATTTGACCTGATCGACCGGATCAAGGCTCAGCTAGAGGCTGCATGCCCCTCTACAGTCTCATGTGCTGACATCGTCACATTGGCTACACGTGACTCGGTGGCCTTAGCCGGAGGCCCGAGCTACAGCATCCCCACAGGAAGGCGCGACGGTAGGGTCTCGAACAATGTGGACGTGGCCTTACCTGGTCCAACAATCTCAGTCTCCGGAGCCGTGAGTTTCTTCACCAACAAAGGGTTGAACACGTTCGATGCTGTGGCTCTTTTGGGTGCACATACCGTTGGTCAAGGAAACTGTGGTCTCTTCAGCGACCGAATCACTAATTTCCAAGGTACCGGACGACCCGATTCATCCATGGACCCTGCTTTAGTTACCAG cctAAGAAACACATGCAGAAATAGTGCGTCAGCGGCCCTAGACCAGTCGACTCCATTGAGATTCGACAACCAGTTCTTCAAGCAGATCCGTAGAAGAAGAGGAGTGTTGCAGGTTGACCAACGGCTCGCAACTGACCGACAGACTCGTGGCATTGTGGCTAGGTACGCTAACAACAACGCCTTCTTCAAGCGTCAGTTCGTTCGAGCAATGGTGAAGATGGGAGCCGTTGATGTGCTTACTGGCCGTAACGGTGAGATCAGGAGAAACTGCAGAAGATTCAACTGA